A section of the Sandaracinaceae bacterium genome encodes:
- the efp gene encoding elongation factor P yields MYDTSDIRKNLKIVIDGYPYAVVDHQFVKPGKGQAFTRTKLKNMITGAVLEKTFKSGEKLEKADMEERQMQYLYPDGDQWVFMDTTTYAQLPLGAEVLQDTPSYLQDGMMVDVLFFSDKPIGVTPPTFVELEVTETEPGFKGDTSSNITKPATVTTGKIVNVPIFVNIGDVLKIDTRTGEYVERVKK; encoded by the coding sequence ATGTACGACACCTCCGACATCCGCAAGAACCTGAAGATCGTGATCGACGGCTACCCCTACGCGGTGGTCGACCATCAGTTCGTCAAGCCCGGCAAGGGTCAGGCGTTCACGCGGACCAAGCTGAAGAACATGATCACGGGCGCGGTCCTCGAGAAGACCTTCAAGAGCGGCGAGAAGCTCGAGAAGGCCGACATGGAGGAGCGCCAGATGCAGTACCTCTACCCCGACGGCGACCAGTGGGTGTTCATGGACACGACCACCTACGCGCAGCTGCCGCTCGGCGCCGAGGTCCTCCAGGACACGCCGTCGTACCTCCAGGACGGCATGATGGTCGACGTGCTCTTCTTCTCCGACAAGCCCATCGGCGTGACCCCGCCCACCTTCGTGGAGCTCGAGGTCACCGAGACCGAGCCCGGCTTCAAGGGCGACACCTCGTCCAACATCACCAAGCCGGCCACCGTCACGACGGGCAAGATCGTCAACGTGCCGATCTTCGTGAACATCGGCGACGTGCTGAAGATCGACACCCGCACCGGCGAGTACGTCGAGCGCGTGAAGAAGTAG
- the epmA gene encoding EF-P lysine aminoacylase EpmA: protein MTSVRTPIAALTRFAPPCPARVAGRVTFADADRALVLDPTGSIEARGETLPPIGAWVVAEGTWDGRALDSCAFEILGTPSAFPAPDGEFLRLNGPSRLLENLKRRATVLRAVRGWFDERAFLEVETPLAVPSPGLDLHLSALSVEGLGAPRWLITSPEYQMKRLLAGGATRIYQLARCFRRGERGDHHEPEFTMLEWYRAFAGSGEMMRDTEELAAHVARVLHHGSTTVLGRGRPVDLAPPWRRMRVEEAFSRIAGVSLSDVLPDEERFFRILVEKIEPGLGYPKPVFLTHWPASMASLARIRPDGWADRIEAYVDGLELCNGFGELTDPVEQRQRLERDRAARAQQGLADYPIDERFLAALTEGMPPSGGNALGIDRLVMLVLGVKHIEDVLAFPQSRL from the coding sequence TTGACGTCCGTCCGCACCCCCATCGCCGCGCTGACCCGCTTCGCGCCGCCCTGCCCGGCGCGCGTGGCGGGTCGCGTCACGTTCGCCGACGCGGACCGCGCGCTCGTGCTCGACCCCACCGGCTCGATCGAGGCGCGCGGAGAGACGCTCCCCCCCATCGGCGCGTGGGTCGTGGCCGAGGGCACCTGGGACGGCCGGGCGCTCGACTCCTGCGCGTTCGAGATCCTGGGGACGCCGAGCGCCTTCCCGGCCCCGGACGGTGAGTTCCTCCGGCTGAACGGTCCAAGCCGCCTCCTCGAGAACCTGAAGCGGCGCGCGACCGTGCTGCGTGCGGTGCGCGGATGGTTCGACGAGCGGGCCTTCCTCGAGGTCGAGACCCCGCTCGCGGTCCCGAGCCCGGGCCTCGACCTGCACCTGAGCGCGCTCTCGGTGGAAGGCCTGGGCGCCCCGCGCTGGCTCATCACGAGCCCCGAGTACCAGATGAAGCGGCTCCTCGCGGGCGGCGCGACGCGCATCTACCAGCTCGCGCGGTGCTTCCGGCGCGGCGAGCGCGGCGACCACCACGAGCCCGAGTTCACCATGCTCGAGTGGTACCGCGCCTTCGCGGGCTCGGGCGAGATGATGCGGGACACGGAGGAGCTGGCGGCGCACGTCGCGCGCGTGCTCCACCACGGCTCGACCACCGTGCTCGGCCGCGGCCGGCCGGTCGATCTCGCGCCGCCGTGGAGGCGCATGCGGGTCGAGGAGGCCTTCTCGCGCATCGCCGGCGTCTCCCTGAGCGACGTGCTCCCGGACGAGGAGCGCTTCTTCCGAATCCTGGTGGAGAAGATCGAGCCCGGGCTCGGCTACCCGAAGCCCGTCTTCCTCACCCACTGGCCCGCCTCCATGGCCTCGCTCGCGCGGATCCGGCCGGACGGCTGGGCGGATCGCATCGAGGCGTACGTCGACGGGCTGGAGCTCTGCAACGGCTTCGGCGAGCTGACCGATCCGGTCGAGCAGCGCCAGCGACTCGAGCGCGACCGCGCCGCGCGCGCGCAGCAGGGCCTCGCCGACTACCCCATCGACGAGCGCTTCCTGGCCGCGCTCACCGAGGGCATGCCGCCGAGCGGGGGAAACGCGCTCGGGATCGATCGGCTCGTGATGCTGGTGCTGGGCGTGAAGCACATCGAGGACGTGCTGGCCTTTCCGCAGTCGCGCCTGTGA